The Pseudomonas fluorescens genome segment GAAATTCCTGATAGGGCGGTTAAGCAGCGAGCCATCGATGGTACTGATCCTCACACTGGCGTCACTCCAACACCGCCCAGAGGAAATCCAAGCTCACAGTTTCATAACTGGCGAATGCATTTGGGTGCATTAAACAAGGCGATGGCTAGGGATAAAAATGGCTTAATCATGCATACGGGAAGGGATCAGAATGATATTCCTATAGTTAGATTTGAATTGCCTGGGGCAGGGCGGGGGTATAGGCCGAAGAGTTCAGATCCGCAAAATCCGATTTTGAATGAAAATATGAACTGGTTTGAAGTTAAGTTTGATAGGACGAACACGCAGGAGCCATTTACTGGCTTCCCGTCGGAGAAAAGATGATGTTGAAAGATCCGTATATGAATGAGCGCTTCGAACCAAGATTTACTTGGTTTATTGGCGTTTTTGATGTTTATGATCGAGAGGAGACTCGAGGCCTAGAGCTCGGTGTATATAATCCGAATGTTCCTGAGGATAGAGAGATTCTCATCAGGAAGTACTGTCTGAACCTGCCATACCTATCATATAGGCATAAGCTGGTTTTGGTTGAGGCCTTAGAAGCGGCGTTAGGTGATTCAAACTATGATTTTAGTAGTCTTTTTGAAATAGACGAGTGCGAAACGTGTAGTTGGCCTAGAGGTGAGTGGTATTCGTTAGACAGTTCGCGTTGTTTTTTTAAGGAGGTCTACCGTTTGGCGAGAGATGTCTGGAGGGAAGACCTTGAACTCGCAGCGAGTGAGGATAGATCCATATGGTGAGTACGACTGTTTTTATGAAAATAAACAATAGATGTTGTTAGTTTTTTGCTGAATTGGTGTCAAGGTAACTAGTTAGTTGCGTTAACCTACCCTTCGCGTGCAGCCCTGATTCCACGGTGGATGTAGTCTGGGGCTCAGCGTTGACCGATTAGTTGCGGAGAATGAAGGTTGGGAGCGGCAAGGCTATCAATCAAATGCACGCTGTACCCCGGAACATTCTTCGCATGATGCTTCGCCTGCGAAGCCATTTCCGCCAACTGACTCGCATCCAGTTGCGTACACGCTTCAGGATGCAAATGCACCACGCCAATGGACAATGAAAGCAGAGGAAACTCTTGGCGAATCCCTTGGCGATTCGGCGCAACAAAACACCCAGCCTCGAGGTGTTCGGGGCGATAAAACCGTCGGCATTGGCTCTGGAAATCATCAAGCAATTGATTGAGCCGTTTGCGCCAATCCTCCGGACCGAGCACCAACAGGAAATCATCTCCCCCGATATGCCCGACGAAATCACGGGACGGGTCGACGCGTTCGTTGAGGCATTGCGCCAGACACAGCAACACCTCATCCCCACGCCCATACCCATAGATATCGTTAAAGGGTTTGAAGCTGTCGATGTCGACGTAGCAGATCACCGATTCCCGCCCCTGTTGCAGAAGGCGAGTCAAACATTGCTGAATCGGCACATTCCCCGGCAGCAACGTCAGCGGATTGGCATAACGGGCCTGCTGGATTTTCAGTTCGGTAATCAGTTTGAGCACATCGATCACCCGGCCCAGGCCCAGGTAACCGCCGTTGAGGGTGATGATGAAGTCTTCTTCGATGCGTTGCCGGGCGCGGCTGGTGATCAGGCGGCTGACCTGTTGCAGCGACTGGCTCATTTCCACGGCGAGGAAGTCGTCGTTCATCAAGCGGCTGATCGGTTTGCGGGCGAAGAGGTCGGTGGCGAACGGCTTGAGCAACGCATCGGACAAAGAGTGACGATGAACGATGCCGCACGGCTGACCCAGTTCGTCGAGTACCGCCAGCGAGTTCAGGTTGGCCTGGCGGCGGAAGGCCTCAAGTACGGTGGCGGTCGGCGTGTCGCGATTCACGGCCGGTTGGTCGTTGAGCAGGGCGCTGAGGTCGCTGCCTTCATCGTTCAGCGCAACGGCGCTGCTGTCGTGTTTGGGCATCAAGGCCCGGGCATCGCGCGGTGGGTGTTCCTGAGGGCGCCCGAGCAGATAGCCCTGGACCAGATCCACACCCATCTCGGTCAGCACCGCCAACTCTTCCGGCAGTTCGATGCCTTCGGCAATCACCTGGGCCCGGGAGGCCTTGGCGATTTGCAGGATCGATCCGACGAACTCGCGCTTCAATGCGTCCTGGTGAATGCCGTCGATAAAGTGCCGGTCGATTTTCACGTAGTCGGGACGCAGCTCCGACCAAAGGCGCAGACTTGAATAACCCGCCCCGAGATCGTCCAGTGCAATGGAAAACCCCATCGCCCGATAGTGATGCAGCGCAGTTTGCAGCAACTGGAAATCATCGATCGGCGTCTGTTCGGTGAGTTCGATCACCACCTGGCTCGGCGGAATACCAAAATCCTGAAGCAGCCGCAGCGTGCGCCCCGGCTGGTGCGCGGCTTCGAGCAGAGATTCGGGAGAGACGTTGAGAAACAGCTTGCCCGGCAATTGCTGTTCGTTGAAACGGCGGCAGGCGCTATGGCGGCAGGCGATTTCCAGTTCGCTCAAGCGTCCGGCCTGACGGGCCACGGCGAACAGGGCGATAGGGGAGTGCAGCGGGCTGTTGGAAGGACCGCGAGTCAAGGCTTCATAGCCAAGAATGCGTCGTTCGGAGAGGCAAATGATCGGTTGGAACAGGCTGTGCAAACCGCTTTGAGTCAGGATCGAGCTCAAGGCACTCAGCTGTTCGGTCGTGGTCATGGCAATCTCTGGCGATAAAAAAGGACTGGGAGCGCTCTCGATGAAGAGAACCGCTCCCAGTCCTTTATTGCACGACAGAATGATGACTGTTTGATGACGATCCGGGGATCGTCAGCATTAAATTGCCATCACCTTACTTCTTGGCCACCTGATTGCTCAGCTTCAAGTAATCCAGCAGCACGCGCCCGGTCTCGCTCAAGTAGGCGTCGTCTTCCGGTTTGACCTTGTCCGGCTCGGCGGCTGCCAGAGCGTCTTCGTCTTCTTTCTTCAGCTCTTTGAGCGGTTCTTCGCCTTTGGCCTTGCGACGGATGTTCTCCATCGCCAGTTGCTTGGCGTCGATGTCGGCGTGCTGGGCACGGCGTTCGGCTTCATTGAGGCTGACGGTTTTTTCTTCCAGCAGCTTCTGCGCCAGGGCCAGCTTGTCGCGGATGAACACGAACTCCGCGTCCTTGGCAGAACGGGTGTCATGCTCGGATTTCAGCTGGGCCAGGAACGGCTTGAACGGATCGCTCGCCGGTTTGATCGCCGCGCGGATGGTGTCCCATGGCATGGCTTCCGGCAGGGCGCTCTCGCCGATTTCCTTGGTGTCGATGATCGACGGGTAGTCGATGTCCGGCAGTACGCCCTGATGCTGGGTACTCTGACCGGAAACCCGGTAGAACTTGGCCAGGGTCAGTTTCAGTTCGCCATGGTTCAGCGGCTGGATCGTCTGCACAGTGCCTTTGCCGAAGGTCTGGCCACCGATGATCAGCGCGCGGTGGTAGTCCTGCATGGCGCCGGCGAAGATTTCCGAAGCCGAGGCGGACAGGCGGTTGACCAGCAGCGCCATCGGGCCTTTGTAGAACGCACCCGGGTTTTCGTCTTCCAGCACGTCGACCCGGCCATCGGCGTTACGCACGAGTACGGTAGGGCCCTTGTCGATGAACAGGCTGGTCAGCTCGGTGGCTTCCTGCAGGGAACCGCCGCCGTTGTTGCGCAGGTCGATGACCACGCCGTCGACTTTCTCTTTCTGCAACTCGGTCAGCAGCTTCTTGACGTCGCGAGTGGTGCTCTTGTAATCCGGATCACCGGCACGGAACGCCTTGAAGTCCAGGTAGAAGGCCGGAATCTCGATCACGCCGAGCTTGTAGTCCTTGCCGTCCTGTTTGAGGCTCAGGATGGATTTCTTCACGGCCTGGTCTTCGAGCTTCACCGCTTCACGGGTGATCGGCACGATCTTGCTGGTCTGGTCGTTCGGCGCATTGCTGGCCGGGATGACTTCCAGACGGACCACGGTGCCTTTCGGACCACGGATCAGCTTGACCACTTCGTCCAGGCGCCAGCCTACTACGTCGACCATCTCTTTGTTGCCCTGGGCAACGCCGATGATCTTGTCCGCCGGTGCAACCTGTTTGGTCTTGTCGGCCGGGCCTGCCGGCACCAGGCGCACGACTTTCACTTGATCGTTGTCGCTTTGCAACACGGCGCCGATGCCCTCGAGGGAAAGGCTCATGTTGATGTCGAAGTTTTCCGCGTTATCCGGCGACAGGTAGTTGGTGTGCGGATCGTAAGACATGGCGAAGGTGTTGATGTACGCCTGGAAAATGTCTTCGGCACGGGTCTGGTCCAGACGCGCCAACTGGTTCTTGTAGCGCTTGGTCAGGGTTTCCTGGATCTGCTTCGGCTCTTTGCCGGCGATCTTCTGCCGCAGCACTTCGTCCTTGACGCGTTTGCGCCACAGGTCATCGAGTTCGGCGGTGGACTTGAGCCACGGGGCGTCCTTGCGATCAATCAGCAAGGTTTCATGGGTGGTGAAGTCCATCTTGTCGACGCCTTTGTTCAGCTCGGCAAGGGCGAAGTCCAGACGCGCCTTTACGCGGTCCAGATAGCGCTTGTAGATGGTGAACCCGGCGTTGAGGTCGCCGCTCTTGAGAAAGTCGTCGAACTGGGTCTTCCACTTGTCGAATTCGGCGATGTCGCTGGCCATGAAATAGCTGCGCGACGGGTCGAGCAGCTTGATGTAGCTGTCGTAGATGATCACCGAGCGCGCATCGTCGAGCGGCGGCTTGCTGTAATGGTGGCGCTTGAGCAACTCGACGACGTTCAGACTGGCGATCACTTCATCGCGATCAGGCTGCAACTTGTCCCAGCTGTTGGCTGCGAATGTACTGCCCGACACCGGCAAGAGGCCGATACCGATGAAAAGAGCGAGGGCGGTGCTGGGGAGCAAATGCTTCATGCTGATTCGACGCGGGGACAATTGATAACGCATATTAGGCCGTCTTTGAAGTCGCCGGTACCTCTGCGCTCTGTACGATCATTGCTGTTCAGCGATCGTTCAGACCCCAGGGCCGGTCGCATAATGCAAAAAGCCCGGCGCTACAGCTTCGGGCTCAGTCCAGACTCACTATGGAGGCACTGTGAAGGCATTGCAAGGCGTTGAAGGTCAAGTGGCATGGGTTGATGAACCAAGTCCTACGTGCGATGTAGGACAAGTTCGCATCCGGGTGGCGGCAGCGGGCCTCAATCGCGCGGATTTATTACAGAAGGCGGGGCTATATCCACCGCCACCGGGTGCCAGTCAAGTACTGGGTCTTGAATGTTCCGGGGTGATCAGCGAGGTCGGCGCCGGCTCGTCGTGGCAGGTCGGTGATCGGGTCTGCGCCTTGCTGGCCGGGGGCGGGATGGCCGAAGAAGTGGTCGTCGACGGGCGGCATGTGTTGCCGGTTCCGGAAGGTGTATCGCTGATCGAAGCCGCAGCGTTGCCCGAGGTTTACGCGACCGTCTGGCTGAATGTGTTTCAACTCGCTGCGCTCAAACCGGGTGAGAAAGTTCTGCTGCATGCCGGCGCCAGCGGCATCGGTTCTGCCGCCATTCAACTGTGCAAGGCGTTTGGCAATCCATGCTGGGTGAGCGTCGGTTCGGCCGAGCGCCTGGCTTACTGTGAAGCGCTGGGTGCTCAGGGCGGCGTGGTGCGCACTGATGATCTGGAAAGCCTGCGGGATTTCGGGCCGTTCGATGTGATTCTGGACCCGGTCGGCGGCCATTATTCGGCGCTGAACCTGAAGCTGATGGCTCAGGATGGACGCTGGGTACTGATCGGTCTGATGGGCGGCCGCGAGGCAAAACTGGATCTGGCCCAGGTGCTGGCCAAGCGCGTGCAACTGCTGGGCTCGACCCTGCGCAGCCGTGACGATCAGTTCAAGGCCGATCTGTTCAGCGATCTGAGCCAGCACGTGTGGCCACTGTTTTCCGAGGGGCGCCTGAAGCCTCAACTGGCCAAGACCTTTGCGATCAAGGATGCCGAGGCGGCATTTGCCGAGCTGGCGAGCAACACGGTAGCCGGGAAGCTGGTGCTGGTAATCGACGACAGCCTGAGCTGATCATGGATGCTTGTGGGAGCAGGCCAGCTCCCACAAGGCAATCGCTTACTTCCAGAGATGAATCGGCCACCCGGATTTCTCGGCCTGCTCGCGCAATACCGGATCCGGATTGACCACATGCGGATAATCCACTTTCAGCAACAGTGGCAGATCATTGCGTGAGTCAGAATAGAAACTCGCGCCTTCAAGGTTTTCTTCTTCGGCATCCAGCCATTCCAGCAAGCGGGTGATCTTGCCTTCGCGGTAGGTCAGGGTGCCCACGGTCTGGCCGCTGTACACGCCATGCGCCACTTCCAGTTCGATACCCAGAATCTCATCGATGCCCAATCGATCGGCAATCGGCTTGACCAGGTGCGTACCCGAGGCCGAGATCACCAGAATCCGGTCGCCGGCCTTGCGGTGCGCGGCGATGATCTTGGTCGCGTCGCTGAAGATGATCGGCTCGATGAAGTCTTCCACCCACGGCCCGACCAGATGTTCGACTTCTTCCGGGGTACGGCCGATCAGCGGTTCGAGGCTGAACTCCATGTAGTCCTCCATGCGCAACTTGCCATGGCTGTAGGCGTCCATCAGCTCGTTGTTCCTGCGCATGAACGACTCGGGATCGACCCAGCCCAGGCGCCCCATCTGCTCGCTCCAGAGCGTGGCGCAGTCGCCGTGGATCAGGGTGTCGTCCAGATCAAAAATTGCCAGAGCCATCAGTTCAGTTCCCTCTTGGGTGTCAGCAAAGTCATCAGGCTACCTCACACAGGGCGGTGGGATCGATGGAAAGTGCCAGGCGCTGACCGTCGGGATGCAGATCCGCCGCCGAACGGTTGAG includes the following:
- a CDS encoding bifunctional diguanylate cyclase/phosphodiesterase, with the protein product MTTTEQLSALSSILTQSGLHSLFQPIICLSERRILGYEALTRGPSNSPLHSPIALFAVARQAGRLSELEIACRHSACRRFNEQQLPGKLFLNVSPESLLEAAHQPGRTLRLLQDFGIPPSQVVIELTEQTPIDDFQLLQTALHHYRAMGFSIALDDLGAGYSSLRLWSELRPDYVKIDRHFIDGIHQDALKREFVGSILQIAKASRAQVIAEGIELPEELAVLTEMGVDLVQGYLLGRPQEHPPRDARALMPKHDSSAVALNDEGSDLSALLNDQPAVNRDTPTATVLEAFRRQANLNSLAVLDELGQPCGIVHRHSLSDALLKPFATDLFARKPISRLMNDDFLAVEMSQSLQQVSRLITSRARQRIEEDFIITLNGGYLGLGRVIDVLKLITELKIQQARYANPLTLLPGNVPIQQCLTRLLQQGRESVICYVDIDSFKPFNDIYGYGRGDEVLLCLAQCLNERVDPSRDFVGHIGGDDFLLVLGPEDWRKRLNQLLDDFQSQCRRFYRPEHLEAGCFVAPNRQGIRQEFPLLSLSIGVVHLHPEACTQLDASQLAEMASQAKHHAKNVPGYSVHLIDSLAAPNLHSPQLIGQR
- a CDS encoding carboxy terminal-processing peptidase, with the translated sequence MKHLLPSTALALFIGIGLLPVSGSTFAANSWDKLQPDRDEVIASLNVVELLKRHHYSKPPLDDARSVIIYDSYIKLLDPSRSYFMASDIAEFDKWKTQFDDFLKSGDLNAGFTIYKRYLDRVKARLDFALAELNKGVDKMDFTTHETLLIDRKDAPWLKSTAELDDLWRKRVKDEVLRQKIAGKEPKQIQETLTKRYKNQLARLDQTRAEDIFQAYINTFAMSYDPHTNYLSPDNAENFDINMSLSLEGIGAVLQSDNDQVKVVRLVPAGPADKTKQVAPADKIIGVAQGNKEMVDVVGWRLDEVVKLIRGPKGTVVRLEVIPASNAPNDQTSKIVPITREAVKLEDQAVKKSILSLKQDGKDYKLGVIEIPAFYLDFKAFRAGDPDYKSTTRDVKKLLTELQKEKVDGVVIDLRNNGGGSLQEATELTSLFIDKGPTVLVRNADGRVDVLEDENPGAFYKGPMALLVNRLSASASEIFAGAMQDYHRALIIGGQTFGKGTVQTIQPLNHGELKLTLAKFYRVSGQSTQHQGVLPDIDYPSIIDTKEIGESALPEAMPWDTIRAAIKPASDPFKPFLAQLKSEHDTRSAKDAEFVFIRDKLALAQKLLEEKTVSLNEAERRAQHADIDAKQLAMENIRRKAKGEEPLKELKKEDEDALAAAEPDKVKPEDDAYLSETGRVLLDYLKLSNQVAKK
- a CDS encoding zinc-binding dehydrogenase, with translation MKALQGVEGQVAWVDEPSPTCDVGQVRIRVAAAGLNRADLLQKAGLYPPPPGASQVLGLECSGVISEVGAGSSWQVGDRVCALLAGGGMAEEVVVDGRHVLPVPEGVSLIEAAALPEVYATVWLNVFQLAALKPGEKVLLHAGASGIGSAAIQLCKAFGNPCWVSVGSAERLAYCEALGAQGGVVRTDDLESLRDFGPFDVILDPVGGHYSALNLKLMAQDGRWVLIGLMGGREAKLDLAQVLAKRVQLLGSTLRSRDDQFKADLFSDLSQHVWPLFSEGRLKPQLAKTFAIKDAEAAFAELASNTVAGKLVLVIDDSLS
- a CDS encoding HAD family hydrolase, with amino-acid sequence MALAIFDLDDTLIHGDCATLWSEQMGRLGWVDPESFMRRNNELMDAYSHGKLRMEDYMEFSLEPLIGRTPEEVEHLVGPWVEDFIEPIIFSDATKIIAAHRKAGDRILVISASGTHLVKPIADRLGIDEILGIELEVAHGVYSGQTVGTLTYREGKITRLLEWLDAEEENLEGASFYSDSRNDLPLLLKVDYPHVVNPDPVLREQAEKSGWPIHLWK